DNA from Daucus carota subsp. sativus chromosome 1, DH1 v3.0, whole genome shotgun sequence:
TTCAGGAGCCTTGCGGTACTGCCAAAATAAGTATGACAACAAGAAGTTTAGTTAGTAAACAAGGTTCACGGTGATGTGAAAAACAAACAGAATATTTAGTTTCTTACTCAGAGCTTCAATATTGTTTTCACAATTTTTTCAGCAATTTTTTCACTCATACATTTTAGGTATCCTGAAGAGGGAAGAGAATAAGATAAAAAATAAGTTTCCAGACAAACCTTGTCCCAAAAATGTAACAGATCAGCATCCCGCTGATTAACAGCTTTCGAAGATGACAATCGAAGGGAGTTATCATCCACAAAAGTGAAGTTATCATTTGCAGGATTTGTCCCCATATACATGAAAAGCTCCTCTGTGCTAAGCTTGAGATCACCATATTGCATGACATGGGAACCCCAACCTGAATTGTCATTTGAAGTTCTCTTTTTGACCTGCAATTTAGTAATTATTAATTCGGGATACTGGGAGAAAATGAAATAGTTTCATGCAACAAATTTGATTGTAGAACAAATTTAAGGATGCCGACTCAACACCACCATATATATTCAGAACTGCTATTACCTGTTGATATTGTTGCCGTAGTGTCTCTGTGCGTAAATTGTGTATATCACTGGTCACATAAAAAGCTTGATTACTCACAAGAGGTTCGAGTAAGACAaacaaaaatagtaaatttacAGTGTCAGGAAAAATCTGATCAAGCTAGAATTATACACATTGCAGATAGTCTTTAGTCGTGCATGCATGTTTGTAATTGTCAAATATTAGAACTTGAATGCTTTAGATTTTACATTTCTGGTCTCTAATGATGTTTATTTGACTAAAGGAACAAACAGGCTTGATGGCTTAatataaaacaaagaaaaataaaattatgcatGATGACGCACATAGTTTTTGAATTGCATGTTCCaagatgtttatagaacattaTGATAAATAGGACGTAATGAACTTTATAACTGTCAGGTGATATCAATGGTGAATCCAGAAAATATGATAGACACAAGAAACATTAtgcttttttcaaatatatactaAATGTTCAATGCAGTTAGGCTTACCTGTCCTCCATCCACGCAACACTATACAAGTCTCCTAAACAAGTCTCATATTCTGGGGGAGGGCTGGGATACTCTCCCGGGCAATAGGTTCCCCAGCTGCTCTCATATGCATTAGAGGCAGTGGTTGCATAGATATTTAAACCTTCAGGAAGTAGACCTTCAAAGATACTTCCGGACTCGCAAGCTTCAAGGTAAAATACCTACACATTCACAACATTATCTATAAACATAACATCACAAAATCTACAAGATGAAGACAACAAAAGATATTTACCATGCTTTTATATGTTCCAGAAGCATGTTTCTTTTTTAAGACATCTACTAGATCGCCAGCATACATGTATGGATTGGTTGGCATCCCTGGTTTCAGATACAACAGCAGAGAGAAATCATACAGTTAGTATAACAACTTAATGTACACACTCTATTTATAGATTTAAGTGCCAAAGATTCAATACGATTCTCAATCATACAACGCAGAGTGTGCcattttaatctattttcaCCTCAGGTCGGTCCTATGTTGATCTAATTTTTATCTCAGGAATATTTATAACTTAGGCTGTAATGATAATGCTTTTTTTGGATCACATATATTCAACAAAGACATTAATTAAGGAGAACAGAAGGCAACAATAGTTTTGTCACATCAACTGAAAcataatatataacaataataataaactgtAGTAACTAAGAAATCACCATATACTTAGTTTTACAAAGACTTGATCATTGCAATTAATGGAAAACAACATGTATATAATACAGGCATACATCAAACTAACTCTCAAACAAGACTGGAACAGATATTCTTCATTTTAGCCAGGCATCCTAATGGGTAAATAGTCTACAAGCTTGACACAAAGCAAATGGCGCCATTTTAACACTATATGTAACACAAAGCTCAAAAGAACCATTGTGCAATATAAGCATATAATACATTCTATTGAGAAACAAAACagaaaattttgttatatagACAATTAGACATCAAAAGAGAGCGTTACCGAGTACACCAGGGCCGCCATGGTCGGAGTAGTATATGAAAATGTGATCATTTGGACCACTATCCACAACCTTCCCACTCCCTCCAGTAGTAGCAGATTTGTCGCCAAGAATAGCAGCAAAAACATTGTTGACGGTAACATCTTCACCAGTGTAATCCTGTTGGAAAGCAAACAACATAtgagaaaaacaaatgaaaacaaTCACACACATCAAACCACCAATGCCTAAACAGAATATCATACCTTTGGAACACCTTTATATACATCAGAACCATGAGGGCTGTTAATTATTACTCCAGGCCTAGGATTCTCTTCATCATATGCAATGTCATCATACATGAAAACAACAATATTTTCTTCTTTGACACCCCCTCTCCGCAAGAGTTGATAGGCATGACATATATCAGCCTGTATATTTCAGTAGGTTGTCAAAAAGTAGCCAATAGAAATTACCAGTAAAGGATAAGTCTATATCCataattgaaaaaagaaagtaCTCCAGTCAATACAATTAGAAGCATGCGAGTTTAATGCTTTAACCAAAAGTACAATGTGCTTGGTAAATTCTCTTTCATCAATTTCCATTGGCTATTTATGTAAGCAAACTTTAGTGCCATGCCACTCACACCATAAGCATACAGAATCAATTAAACATGAAACTCTAATAAATTGCAATAAGTTTTGAAAAGGGGCCCTGTAATGGAACATGAACCTGACTATAGTAATAGGATAGACAATCATTATACATAATCAACGAATCCGAGAATGCCAACAGagcttataaaaaaatttccgACAAGTACTCGATGCTAGGTGCAAAATAGCAACAGCAATCGATGCTAAGTTGCACACCAATGCCAGTTTCATAGCCTAGTCTCAAATTAAACTAATTCTTTTAACTTTTATCTAACTCCATATGTTTTTGGTATTTGATGATTTAAAATGCAATAATTGTTTAACTACTTCCCTCCATTTATAGTGAGTTTTAGTGGCAAGGATACGTAaatccatccttggtttcataAATGGAAACAAGGATGCATTTATGCATATTTGCATAACCCCTCTAGAGTTAATTTTTGTGTCATTTCGATTTTGGTGTCAAATTCCTaaaatagaaccaagtatagcattgcattggattTGCTTTAAATACCAAACAGTATTATGCTTGAAATTAAGTTATCTCAAAAGGTATAAATGATAAGAGCAGATGCACACCATGACATATAATTACGATGCAACAACTATTTTGCAGATTTGGTGTCTCTAGCAGACCCCACTATACTTGGTTTTTAAGGTTGAAGCTAATACATATAATACAACACACACCACAAATTGATGAAATCAGGATACCGTGTATGTTTTTGGAAGTATATGGAGATCCCACTTCCCACATGCATTATATGGCTCACATAATAAGACTGGAAACAAACAAACTGTACTATTGCCttgcataatttttttgttcataAATATGATAAGTGGTTCGTGTTTTAAGAATATCTCCATCCAACCCCTTAATTAGTAATTTATTCATGCTACTCTCTCCACAATAACTCGAGAATATTCTTCCCTTCTCTACCAAAAAAAGAAATATCAAGCAATCTTGTCTGCTAGTTTTAAAATTCTCGACCAACTGAACCCAACACCTACATCAAAACACATAGTTTACCTACAACAGCATACTCAAATACCTTATTTTACAATCAAAAACTAAATTCAGAGTCAGTACGATAATAAAGGATTCAGGTACTTCCCAGATGACATCAGCCAATTCAATCCTATCTGGTAGCCAAGGCCACTTAGATACCCCTCTTCTTTCGTTAAATTTAAGCAAATCAATAACTACCAACTTAAACGCaaacaaaaaaaagttcaaCTACTTCACAAATTTAGCCTAACAATTAGCATAAACAAGGCTTCATCCCATGCTTCTATCACCTGTGGGGCCACACACAAAGACCACTTATAAGTCATAATAGTACTTTCTTATTTTCATCAAACAACAATCAAGAAGTACTAGTACAGGAGTACTACATAAAACAACAAAATACTTCAGCAAATAAAGAAAAAACGATGAAATCATCTGGCACACATATCAAGCAAACATCACTTCACACATAAACTTAACTCAAACTAAACTTAAACCTAACATATCTCGAAaacttttactccctccgtcccacccatttctttacattttcctttttgggatgtcccacctaattctttacattcaaaacttaccaaaaatagtggatgagtcccaccacttctccacttttctttccttttcacactacttttactccactatcttctttttatacattaaaaatcaatgagtcTCACCACTTTACCCGCTTTtcatcctcttttccactattttatatatatttcttaacctcgGTGCCCatcccattcgataagaaatgggtgggacggagggagtagtaatttaaaaaacaaaacaggtacacgacacgaaaacacGACACAGTAGAGCCGTTAACATAATGAATATCACTTCACCTGATGTCTGTAATTCCAGTAACCGTTGGATCCAGCGATAAGAACCGCCCACCTCGTCCCTACAGAGTCCTCCTCCTCGGCGACCGGCCGGAAAAAGCTCGACACCTCCGACGGCAACTTCAGC
Protein-coding regions in this window:
- the LOC108204253 gene encoding vacuolar-processing enzyme is translated as MVRYLAGAVALLVVVSISAVVESRRDIVGDVLKLPSEVSSFFRPVAEEEDSVGTRWAVLIAGSNGYWNYRHQADICHAYQLLRRGGVKEENIVVFMYDDIAYDEENPRPGVIINSPHGSDVYKGVPKDYTGEDVTVNNVFAAILGDKSATTGGSGKVVDSGPNDHIFIYYSDHGGPGVLGMPTNPYMYAGDLVDVLKKKHASGTYKSMVFYLEACESGSIFEGLLPEGLNIYATTASNAYESSWGTYCPGEYPSPPPEYETCLGDLYSVAWMEDSDIHNLRTETLRQQYQQVKKRTSNDNSGWGSHVMQYGDLKLSTEELFMYMGTNPANDNFTFVDDNSLRLSSSKAVNQRDADLLHFWDKYRKAPEGSDRKIAAQKQFSEAMSHRMHLDNSIQLIGKLLFGIDTASEVLTTVRPSGQPLVDDWLCLKKLVRTFETYCGSLSQYGMKHMRSIANICNAGISEEQMSEASAQACVTFPSNPWSSVNKGFTA